One region of Duncaniella freteri genomic DNA includes:
- the metX gene encoding homoserine O-acetyltransferase family protein, with amino-acid sequence MNRQLMVKYYDHPEPFRLEFGGEIKNLRIAYHTYGSLNERCDNVVWVCHALTANSDVQDWWPHTVEEGMFLDPSRYFIVCANFIGSPYGTTCPLSENPDTGQPYYADFPCYTIRDIVNAHRLLADALGIGVVHTLVGCSVGGFQAVEWAVMEPERFERLALMATDGIATPWTIAIDESQRMCIEADSTYGEPRPDAGAAGLAAARAIGLLSYRGPSGYNLTQCDSEEFPAKRRAVTYQRYQGEKLVKRFDAYSYHAILDSFDSHDVGRGRGGMYAALSNIKARTLVIGLTTDIVFPPTDMIALAARIPKAKYAEIHSPFGHDGFLVEYLQLNALMKPFMEQ; translated from the coding sequence ATGAATAGACAACTTATGGTTAAGTATTATGATCATCCTGAGCCGTTCCGTCTGGAATTTGGTGGAGAGATTAAAAATCTGCGCATAGCCTATCACACTTATGGATCGCTTAATGAAAGGTGCGACAATGTGGTGTGGGTGTGCCATGCGCTTACAGCCAACAGTGATGTTCAGGACTGGTGGCCGCACACGGTAGAGGAGGGGATGTTTCTTGATCCTTCACGCTATTTTATAGTGTGTGCCAATTTTATAGGCTCACCTTACGGCACGACTTGCCCATTGAGTGAGAATCCCGATACAGGGCAGCCGTACTATGCCGATTTTCCATGCTACACCATTCGCGATATTGTCAATGCTCATCGATTGCTTGCCGATGCATTGGGGATAGGTGTGGTTCACACTCTTGTCGGGTGTTCGGTAGGTGGATTTCAGGCTGTGGAGTGGGCAGTGATGGAACCTGAGCGTTTTGAGCGTCTTGCACTTATGGCTACTGACGGGATCGCTACCCCATGGACCATCGCTATTGACGAGTCGCAGCGTATGTGCATTGAGGCTGACTCTACTTATGGTGAACCGCGTCCTGATGCAGGAGCCGCCGGGCTTGCTGCCGCACGTGCCATAGGCCTGTTAAGCTATCGCGGTCCTTCGGGCTATAATCTCACCCAATGTGACTCGGAAGAGTTTCCTGCCAAGCGCAGGGCGGTGACCTATCAGCGTTATCAGGGGGAGAAGCTTGTGAAGCGTTTTGATGCATATTCCTATCATGCAATTCTTGACTCGTTTGATTCTCATGATGTGGGCAGAGGACGTGGCGGCATGTATGCGGCATTGTCCAATATCAAGGCTCGGACTCTTGTGATAGGGCTGACTACCGATATTGTGTTCCCTCCTACGGACATGATCGCGCTTGCTGCCCGCATTCCTAAAGCAAAGTATGCCGAGATACATTCTCCATTCGGTCATGACGGATTTCTTGTAGAATATCTTCAGCTCAATGCGTTGATGAAGCCGTTTATGGAGCAGTGA
- a CDS encoding glycosyltransferase family 2 protein — protein MAKYTFRGLMMLGENNKVTVVTVCYNAATVIEETILSVLSQDYQSMEYIVIDGGSTDGTVDIIKKYSDRIAYWVSEPDGGIYYAMNKAVEHATGDYVNFMNAGDTFFDSNVLKDIFYRKLYTEDVIYGSNLCRYSGGYKSHHPAGFEVLDKAMPFCHQSSFTRTDVLRAYPFDTDYRRVADYVFFRRLYERGGSFRRVDKYICVYDEYGISSNITLDYYFELCRAFGWKASMKEYLKYCMFNRMKSLRYCRLRFLISSYQKPGKYQLHPKGFKQM, from the coding sequence TTGGCGAAATATACTTTCAGAGGATTGATGATGCTTGGCGAGAATAATAAGGTTACGGTTGTGACCGTATGCTATAATGCTGCAACAGTAATTGAGGAGACAATTCTTTCGGTCCTTTCACAGGATTATCAGTCAATGGAGTATATCGTCATTGACGGTGGGTCCACTGATGGGACTGTAGATATAATAAAGAAGTATTCCGACAGGATCGCTTACTGGGTATCAGAGCCTGACGGTGGCATATATTATGCGATGAACAAGGCTGTTGAGCATGCTACCGGCGATTATGTCAATTTTATGAATGCCGGTGATACGTTTTTTGATTCAAATGTTCTTAAAGATATATTCTATCGCAAGTTATATACAGAAGATGTTATATATGGAAGCAATCTGTGCCGTTATAGCGGAGGATATAAGTCGCATCATCCGGCAGGATTTGAGGTCTTAGATAAGGCTATGCCGTTTTGCCATCAGAGTTCGTTTACTCGCACAGATGTGTTGCGAGCCTATCCGTTTGATACTGACTACAGACGAGTGGCAGACTATGTTTTTTTTCGTCGACTGTATGAGCGCGGTGGGTCGTTCAGGCGTGTAGATAAATATATATGTGTGTATGATGAGTATGGAATTTCATCAAATATAACCCTTGATTATTATTTTGAACTATGTAGGGCTTTTGGATGGAAGGCAAGTATGAAAGAATATTTGAAGTACTGCATGTTTAATAGAATGAAAAGTCTACGTTATTGTAGACTTAGATTTTTAATCTCTTCTTATCAGAAGCCTGGAAAATATCAGTTACATCCGAAAGGGTTCAAGCAGATGTAA
- a CDS encoding GDP-mannose 4,6-dehydratase, which yields MDKFLITGCSGFVARHFLDYLEDNKIRCEVLGLDLDAFQAHRYFKYVDMRSECVDLLKKEEIERVIFDFQPKYILHLASFSSVAFSWKNPTISFKNNVNIFLNLLEVIREYGLNTRVLSIGSSEEYGNVLPEETPLTEESPLRPLSPYAVARVAQEMLSKLYADSFGIDIVITRSFNHIGPGQRDVFVVPSFIRKMLDAKLAGQADMTMLTGNLDIVRDFLDVRDVVKAYYLLLKKGKKGEVYNICSGNPTKLQEIISIASEIIDIDVHTEMSASLVRPNDNPLILGDNSKLKSHTGWSAGYTLKQSIEDIIEYWRNILSED from the coding sequence ATGGATAAATTTCTTATAACCGGATGCTCTGGCTTTGTAGCACGGCATTTTCTGGATTATCTTGAGGATAATAAGATAAGATGTGAGGTGCTTGGTCTTGATCTGGACGCATTTCAGGCTCATCGTTATTTTAAGTATGTCGATATGAGGAGTGAATGTGTCGATTTACTTAAAAAAGAGGAGATAGAGAGGGTTATATTTGATTTTCAACCGAAATATATACTGCATCTTGCTTCGTTCAGTTCTGTTGCATTCAGTTGGAAGAATCCAACTATAAGTTTCAAGAATAATGTCAACATATTCCTCAATCTTCTTGAGGTAATAAGGGAGTATGGACTTAATACAAGGGTGCTTTCGATTGGTTCATCTGAGGAATACGGTAATGTACTGCCTGAGGAGACACCTCTTACCGAGGAATCCCCATTGCGACCATTGTCACCTTATGCTGTTGCAAGGGTGGCTCAGGAGATGCTGTCAAAGCTTTATGCCGATTCATTTGGGATTGACATTGTGATCACGCGTTCGTTCAATCATATAGGTCCTGGTCAGAGAGATGTGTTTGTTGTGCCGTCATTTATACGTAAGATGCTCGATGCTAAGTTGGCAGGGCAGGCAGATATGACTATGCTTACAGGAAATCTTGATATTGTAAGGGATTTTCTTGATGTCCGGGATGTGGTAAAGGCTTACTACCTGCTTTTGAAAAAAGGAAAGAAAGGGGAGGTGTATAATATCTGTTCAGGTAATCCCACTAAGCTTCAGGAGATAATATCTATAGCAAGTGAGATTATTGATATTGATGTGCACACTGAGATGTCAGCATCGCTTGTTCGCCCAAACGATAATCCTTTGATTTTAGGTGATAATAGCAAACTGAAAAGTCATACAGGCTGGTCAGCCGGATATACTTTGAAGCAAAGTATAGAAGATATAATTGAATATTGGCGAAATATACTTTCAGAGGATTGA
- a CDS encoding glycosyltransferase family 4 protein — protein MITFVENFAEIIDWFCFDIISLIMNILYDYQTFLNQRFGGISRYFAELMTRLPDGFRFKNPVMLSSNVYLSSVPGMRLACMSVPHFLKRGRKAYKINRFLSRRALDGGKYDVFHPTYYDPYFLRNVKRPYVMTVYDMIHERFPEMFPEQDHTSELKRITVTKADKIIAISHWTKKDLIEIYGLPEDKIEVIHLGQSIDTTNEQPVEGLPESYILFVGNRGAYKNFERFARAFARIHRNHPDVKLVCTGGLFSESEMAFLKDLSIDSCIHHYFVSEAQLVYLYRHALCFVFPSLYEGFGIPILEAYAADCPLVLSNTSCFPEVAHDGGIYFDPYDVDSITEAIERVVTDVHLRSELVNKGRKVLDMYSWDKMAIETAKVYESLK, from the coding sequence ATGATTACATTTGTAGAAAATTTTGCAGAGATAATCGATTGGTTTTGCTTTGATATTATTAGCCTCATAATGAACATACTTTACGATTACCAAACTTTCCTCAACCAGCGTTTTGGAGGGATATCTCGATATTTTGCCGAACTGATGACTCGTCTGCCTGATGGTTTCAGGTTTAAGAATCCGGTTATGTTGTCGTCTAATGTCTACCTTTCATCGGTTCCTGGGATGAGGTTGGCTTGTATGAGCGTACCGCATTTTCTTAAGCGAGGTAGAAAAGCATATAAGATAAATAGATTTCTTTCACGGAGAGCTCTTGATGGTGGTAAGTATGATGTGTTTCATCCTACATACTATGATCCTTATTTTCTGAGAAATGTCAAGCGTCCGTATGTGATGACCGTTTATGACATGATTCATGAGAGGTTTCCGGAAATGTTTCCTGAACAGGACCATACCAGTGAACTTAAGCGTATTACGGTCACTAAGGCTGATAAAATTATAGCCATAAGTCATTGGACTAAAAAGGATCTTATTGAGATTTATGGTTTGCCTGAAGATAAGATTGAGGTTATACATCTTGGTCAGAGTATAGATACGACCAATGAGCAGCCAGTGGAGGGTTTGCCTGAATCATACATATTATTTGTGGGGAATCGTGGTGCCTATAAGAATTTCGAACGGTTTGCCCGAGCTTTTGCCAGGATACACCGCAATCATCCGGATGTAAAGCTGGTATGTACAGGAGGTCTTTTTTCTGAGTCAGAGATGGCGTTTTTGAAGGATCTGTCCATCGATTCGTGTATACATCATTATTTTGTTTCAGAGGCTCAGCTTGTTTATCTTTATCGTCATGCATTGTGCTTTGTCTTTCCGTCACTGTATGAAGGATTCGGGATTCCGATTCTTGAAGCGTATGCCGCTGACTGTCCTTTGGTTCTCAGCAATACGAGTTGTTTCCCTGAAGTGGCACATGATGGTGGTATTTATTTTGATCCGTATGATGTTGACAGTATCACGGAAGCCATCGAACGTGTTGTCACAGATGTTCATTTAAGGTCGGAATTGGTGAATAAAGGCAGAAAAGTGCTCGACATGTATTCTTGGGACAAAATGGCTATTGAAACAGCTAAAGTCTATGAAAGCTTAAAATAG
- a CDS encoding 4-alpha-glucanotransferase, with the protein MKLFFQVNYHTEWGENLFITGAQEAFGGGDIDKAIPMTLSDGDTWTAAIELPDSLYLVTYSYIVRHDNGTVRREWGRAHRFERRPDTKNIRIIDRWQDQPWDKPYYSSAFTDCINYRGEHDKLVEAEPGYLTLAVDAPMVNADEAVAVSGEDEALGSWDTSKAARMSDAEYPTWKINIPLSGIKNGSDYKFLIIKKATGDIVAWEGRDNRTFHLPAIDENISVIDAGQRLVNSKNAWRGAGVAIPVFSLRSDEDFGVGDFMDIKKMVDWAVQTHQNFVQVLPINDTTMTHTWTDSYPYNANSTFALHPMFLRLSVMGRLNDKERQRYFDELGRELNKLPEIDYERVNKAKIQFTRELYAQNGNDDMSTPEFREFLSRNASWLTPYAAFCVLRDLNGTPDMSKWGEYAVYDEAKVKDFIDAHTYDINYVYYIQYHLDRQMRMVHDYARANGVAIKGDIPIGISRTSVDAWISPRLFNLDCQAGAPPDDFSVLGQNWGLPTYNWEEMSKDGFAWWKARFRKMAEYFDAYRIDHVLGFFRIWEIPMDAVHGLLGVFNRALPFSPDEMRNSYDFWIDTERHTKPLILEWMLNDFFGEWTEECRDRYLIPEGYGKYRLKEEFDTQRKVADHFAALAADSDDREKNNRICQALMGLIDDVLFIEDSYEKGKYHPRISAQFTYQYRCLNDYEKWCFNRLYNDFFYRRHNEFWYDKAMWKMPPLIDATDMLVCAEDLGMIPACVPAVMSALQILVLEIQRMPKDPTTPFGNTWNYPYNSVCTTSSHDMDGIRRWWEADRAATQKYFNEVLREPGEAPEYAEPWICEKIVRMHLESPSMLCILPLQDWLSTDGLVRRQDPREELINIPANPRHYWRYRMHLTLEQLNAEKELNNRIRDMIHSSGR; encoded by the coding sequence ATGAAACTTTTCTTTCAAGTCAATTACCACACCGAATGGGGTGAGAACCTATTCATCACAGGTGCTCAGGAGGCTTTTGGCGGAGGTGATATTGACAAAGCCATCCCCATGACACTTTCCGATGGGGATACTTGGACTGCGGCTATAGAGCTACCGGATTCTCTTTATCTTGTCACATACAGCTACATAGTGCGTCATGACAATGGTACAGTGAGACGCGAATGGGGTCGTGCTCATCGCTTCGAACGCCGTCCCGACACAAAAAACATCAGGATCATAGACCGATGGCAGGATCAGCCCTGGGACAAGCCCTATTACTCAAGCGCATTTACCGATTGTATCAACTATCGCGGCGAGCACGACAAACTTGTAGAGGCTGAGCCGGGATACCTGACACTGGCTGTCGATGCCCCGATGGTCAATGCCGACGAGGCTGTAGCTGTCAGCGGAGAAGATGAGGCCCTCGGATCGTGGGACACATCGAAAGCCGCACGGATGAGTGATGCCGAATATCCAACATGGAAAATCAATATACCTCTGTCCGGTATAAAGAATGGCTCGGATTATAAGTTTCTAATAATCAAAAAAGCCACAGGTGATATCGTGGCTTGGGAAGGACGCGACAACCGCACATTCCATCTGCCTGCCATAGATGAAAACATCTCTGTAATAGATGCCGGACAGCGGCTTGTCAACTCCAAGAACGCATGGCGCGGAGCAGGCGTTGCCATACCTGTGTTCTCATTACGCAGCGACGAGGATTTCGGTGTAGGAGACTTTATGGATATAAAGAAGATGGTGGACTGGGCAGTGCAGACTCATCAGAATTTCGTGCAGGTACTCCCCATCAACGACACCACGATGACCCACACGTGGACCGACTCCTACCCCTACAACGCCAATTCTACTTTCGCTCTCCACCCGATGTTCCTGCGTCTGAGCGTGATGGGACGTCTCAACGACAAAGAGCGTCAGCGTTACTTCGACGAACTCGGGCGTGAGCTCAACAAGCTTCCGGAAATCGACTACGAACGTGTGAACAAGGCGAAGATACAGTTCACACGCGAACTTTATGCACAGAACGGCAATGACGATATGTCAACCCCTGAATTCCGGGAATTCCTGAGTCGTAACGCCTCCTGGCTCACTCCATATGCAGCATTCTGTGTGTTACGTGATCTCAACGGCACCCCCGACATGAGCAAATGGGGAGAATATGCCGTATACGATGAAGCCAAAGTGAAAGACTTCATCGATGCACATACCTATGACATAAACTACGTATACTACATACAATACCATCTGGACCGTCAGATGCGCATGGTGCACGATTACGCACGTGCCAACGGTGTAGCCATCAAGGGCGACATACCTATCGGCATATCACGCACAAGCGTCGATGCCTGGATATCGCCACGCCTATTCAATCTTGACTGCCAGGCAGGTGCCCCACCGGACGACTTTTCAGTGCTCGGTCAGAACTGGGGACTGCCAACCTACAACTGGGAAGAGATGTCAAAGGACGGATTCGCCTGGTGGAAGGCTCGTTTCCGCAAGATGGCAGAATACTTCGACGCTTACCGCATAGACCATGTGCTCGGATTCTTCCGTATATGGGAGATACCCATGGATGCCGTACACGGACTGCTCGGTGTATTCAACCGTGCCCTGCCTTTCTCGCCCGATGAGATGCGCAACAGTTATGACTTCTGGATCGATACCGAACGTCACACCAAGCCTCTCATCCTCGAATGGATGTTAAATGATTTCTTCGGAGAGTGGACCGAAGAATGCCGTGACCGCTACCTCATACCGGAAGGATACGGCAAATATCGGCTCAAAGAGGAATTCGATACACAACGTAAAGTCGCCGATCATTTCGCAGCTCTTGCTGCTGACAGTGACGACAGGGAAAAGAACAATCGCATATGCCAGGCTCTTATGGGACTTATCGATGATGTGCTGTTCATCGAGGACTCTTACGAGAAGGGCAAGTATCATCCACGCATATCCGCTCAATTCACCTACCAGTACCGCTGTCTTAACGATTATGAGAAATGGTGTTTCAATCGCCTTTACAACGATTTCTTCTATCGTCGCCACAACGAATTCTGGTATGATAAAGCCATGTGGAAGATGCCACCGCTCATTGATGCCACCGATATGCTCGTGTGTGCCGAGGACTTGGGTATGATACCTGCATGTGTCCCCGCAGTCATGAGCGCACTCCAGATACTTGTGCTTGAAATACAGCGTATGCCCAAGGACCCTACGACTCCATTCGGCAACACATGGAACTATCCTTACAACTCCGTATGCACCACATCATCACATGATATGGATGGAATACGCCGTTGGTGGGAAGCGGACCGCGCCGCAACTCAGAAGTACTTCAACGAAGTGCTCCGCGAACCTGGCGAGGCTCCTGAATATGCCGAACCGTGGATATGCGAGAAGATTGTGAGAATGCATCTTGAATCTCCATCCATGCTGTGCATACTTCCTTTACAGGACTGGCTGTCGACCGACGGACTGGTGCGCCGTCAAGATCCTCGCGAGGAGCTCATAAATATCCCGGCAAATCCACGACATTACTGGCGATACCGCATGCATCTCACTCTCGAACAACTCAACGCCGAGAAAGAGTTAAACAACCGTATCCGTGACATGATCCATTCTTCAGGAAGATAA